The Herminiimonas arsenitoxidans genome window below encodes:
- a CDS encoding copper-binding protein, whose product MKKSFLNLVAVCGFSLMAVNVYADQRTMGTDMAGMKMEGMKMDKMPATSASATTLSDGVVKAVDKENKSITLKHGRIKSATVEMGPMTMPFAVKDKALLSNVKVGDKVKFTVENVDGEATVTVLSVQK is encoded by the coding sequence ATGAAAAAATCGTTTTTGAATCTGGTGGCAGTTTGCGGCTTTTCTCTGATGGCAGTGAATGTTTACGCTGACCAAAGAACCATGGGAACGGACATGGCAGGAATGAAGATGGAAGGGATGAAAATGGACAAGATGCCAGCGACATCAGCGAGTGCGACTACCCTGTCGGATGGCGTAGTCAAAGCCGTTGATAAAGAGAACAAAAGCATTACCCTGAAACACGGTCGCATCAAGAGCGCGACAGTGGAAATGGGGCCTATGACCATGCCGTTTGCAGTGAAAGACAAAGCGCTACTTTCTAATGTAAAAGTAGGCGACAAGGTGAAATTTACGGTTGAGAACGTCGATGGAGAAGCAACAGTGACGGTGTTATCTGTTCAGAAATAA
- a CDS encoding chemotaxis protein CheW — protein MQNKQQSLGGTEVLAFTLGSEEYGIDILKVQEIRGYDAVTKIANAPEFIKGVINLRGIIVPIVDMRIMFKLGLPTYDQFTVVIILNIGNRVVGMVVDSVSDVITLNNEQIKPAPEMGTAMDTDYLIGLGTIEERMLILVDIDKLMSSSEMGLIEKIAA, from the coding sequence ATGCAAAACAAACAACAATCTCTCGGCGGAACCGAGGTATTGGCGTTTACGCTAGGCAGCGAAGAATACGGTATCGATATTCTGAAAGTGCAGGAAATCCGCGGTTACGATGCCGTCACCAAAATCGCTAATGCACCTGAGTTCATCAAGGGTGTCATTAATCTGCGCGGCATCATTGTTCCGATTGTCGACATGCGCATCATGTTCAAACTCGGTTTGCCGACGTATGACCAATTCACGGTGGTCATTATTCTTAATATTGGCAATCGTGTAGTCGGAATGGTGGTCGACAGCGTTTCTGACGTCATTACGCTGAATAACGAACAGATCAAGCCTGCGCCAGAAATGGGAACCGCGATGGATACGGATTATTTGATCGGGTTGGGAACGATCGAAGAACGCATGCTGATCCTGGTTGATATTGACAAGCTGATGTCATCCTCCGAAATGGGGCTGATCGAAAAAATTGCGGCCTGA
- a CDS encoding methyl-accepting chemotaxis protein has translation MFNNLSIKMRLIGTMAFMGMMLIVGGAMGVIGLQSTNDSLKDVYGNQLASSLAINLSMTRMFQARSAIDRVVLKPDAPTVGDLIARSATLRAQSDAAWKDYYSLPMNADEKKLADIVTEKRNIYVRDGALPLLAAVQAGRHAEASDLMFVKTSPLFTDMRESAEKLTDFQLKTAAAAYESSQSMYSMFRIAAIGGVLFGLLAVSISAFFLIRAIMQPLQEMLGHFGAISSGDLTSRIEVKSKNEMGVLMHGLQKMQTSLTETVHNVRQGSTAISTATTQIAAGNLDLSSRTEQQASSLEETASSMEELTSTVRQNVDNARQANQLAASASSVAEKGGAVVSQVVDTMEDINTSAKKIVDIIGVIDGIAFQTNILALNAAVEAARAGEQGRGFAVVASEVRNLAQRSAAAAKEIKTLIGDSVGKVEIGSKLVGEAGVTMEEVVHSVKRVTDIMSEIMAASQEQSAGIEQVNQAIGQMDQVTQQNAALVEEAAAAAESLNEQAIKLAEAVSVFKLDRMEVSASAKTATKIAAVAPAKRAIAAPAPARKKVSNGVAAGGDDWEEF, from the coding sequence ATGTTCAATAATTTATCAATCAAGATGCGTCTCATCGGCACGATGGCTTTCATGGGAATGATGCTGATTGTCGGTGGTGCGATGGGTGTGATTGGCTTGCAAAGCACGAACGACTCACTGAAGGATGTCTACGGCAATCAACTGGCATCTTCTCTTGCCATCAATCTGTCGATGACGCGGATGTTCCAGGCGCGTTCGGCCATTGATCGTGTCGTCCTTAAACCGGATGCGCCTACTGTAGGTGACTTGATCGCGCGTTCAGCAACGCTGCGTGCCCAATCTGATGCGGCATGGAAGGATTACTACTCCTTGCCGATGAATGCGGATGAAAAGAAACTGGCTGATATCGTCACCGAAAAACGCAATATTTATGTGCGTGATGGCGCACTTCCTCTGCTCGCTGCCGTGCAAGCCGGGCGGCATGCAGAAGCCAGCGATCTCATGTTTGTAAAGACCTCACCTTTATTTACTGACATGCGTGAGAGCGCAGAGAAGCTGACGGACTTTCAATTGAAGACTGCCGCTGCAGCGTATGAATCCAGTCAATCCATGTACAGCATGTTCCGCATTGCGGCGATTGGTGGCGTTTTGTTTGGGTTGCTGGCTGTTTCAATATCAGCTTTCTTCCTGATCCGCGCGATCATGCAACCGCTGCAGGAAATGCTGGGTCATTTCGGTGCGATTTCTTCTGGTGATTTGACTAGCCGTATCGAAGTCAAATCCAAGAATGAAATGGGCGTGCTGATGCACGGCTTGCAAAAAATGCAGACTAGCTTGACCGAAACTGTACACAACGTTCGTCAAGGCAGTACGGCGATCAGTACAGCGACCACGCAAATCGCAGCGGGCAATCTGGATTTGTCCAGCCGCACTGAACAGCAAGCCAGCTCACTGGAAGAAACAGCTTCGTCGATGGAAGAGCTGACCTCGACTGTGAGACAGAACGTTGACAACGCACGCCAAGCCAACCAGCTTGCCGCATCTGCTTCCAGCGTTGCAGAAAAAGGCGGTGCAGTGGTGTCGCAAGTGGTCGATACGATGGAAGACATCAATACTTCTGCCAAAAAGATTGTGGACATCATTGGCGTTATCGACGGCATTGCCTTCCAAACCAATATTCTGGCCTTGAATGCCGCAGTGGAAGCAGCCCGTGCCGGCGAGCAAGGTCGTGGATTTGCCGTGGTAGCGAGTGAAGTGCGTAATTTGGCGCAACGCTCGGCTGCAGCAGCGAAAGAAATCAAGACCTTGATCGGTGACTCTGTCGGTAAAGTAGAGATCGGCAGCAAGCTGGTCGGTGAAGCTGGCGTCACGATGGAAGAAGTTGTGCACAGTGTTAAACGTGTGACTGACATCATGTCCGAGATCATGGCGGCGAGCCAGGAACAAAGCGCCGGCATCGAGCAAGTGAATCAGGCCATTGGTCAGATGGATCAAGTCACGCAGCAGAATGCAGCGTTGGTAGAGGAAGCTGCAGCTGCAGCGGAATCGCTCAACGAACAAGCGATCAAGTTGGCAGAAGCAGTCAGTGTCTTCAAACTGGATCGCATGGAAGTATCCGCATCCGCCAAGACGGCAACAAAAATCGCAGCAGTAGCACCTGCCAAACGTGCGATTGCAGCACCTGCACCAGCGCGTAAGAAAGTGTCGAATGGTGTAGCGGCAGGCGGCGATGACTGGGAAGAGTTTTAA